The Daucus carota subsp. sativus chromosome 7, DH1 v3.0, whole genome shotgun sequence genome window below encodes:
- the LOC108193723 gene encoding ER lumen protein-retaining receptor, with translation MNIFRLAGDMTHLASVLVLLLKIHTIKSCAGVSLKTQELLALVFATRYVDLFTNYVSLYNSVMKIIFLGSSFSIVWYMRRHKIVRRSYDKDQDTFRHYFLLLPALILALIIHEKFTFKEVLWTFSIFLEAVAILPQLVLLQRTRNIDNLTGQYVFLLGAYRAFYILNWVYRYFTEPHFVHWITWIAGLVQTLLYADFFYYYFQSWKNNAKLQLPA, from the exons ATGAATATATTCAGATTAGCTGGAGATATGACCCATCTGGCCAGTGTTCTTGTTTTGCTTCTCAAGATCCACACTATTAAATCTTGTGCTG GCGTTTCACTGAAGACTCAAGAGCTCTTGGCTCTTGTTTTCGCTACTCGCTACGTGGATCTATTTACTAATTATGTCTCGCTCTACAATAGTGTAATGAAGATAATCTTCCTAGGGAGCTCCTTCTCAATTGTTTGGTACATGAGGCGCCACAAGATTGTGCGCAGATCCTATGATAAAGACCAAGACACATTTCGCCACTACTTTCTTCTGCTGCCAGCTTTGATTTTGGCCCTAATTATACATGAAAAGTTCACTTTCAAAGag GTATTGTGGACGTTTTCTATATTTTTGGAAGCTGTCGCCATACTTCCTCAGCTAGTGTTACTGCAAAGGACAAGAAATATTGACAATTTAACTGGGCAATATGTGTTTCTCCTTGG TGCATATAGAGCATTCTACATCCTGAATTGGGTATATCGCTACTTCACTGAACCACACTTTGTTCATTGGATAA CTTGGATAGCTGGGCTCGTTCAGACACTACTATATGCTGATTTCTTCTATTACTATTTCCAGAG CTGGAAGAACAATGCAAAGCTTCAGTTACCAGCATAA